The DNA region CTTACTGCGCACAGCGCCAGGAGCAAGCAAAGCAGCGCGTGCACGGCCACTGAAACAATAGCCCCACGGCCGATGTCGGCACGGGCAAAATGGCCGATGCGTACAGCCGGGTTCATCTCACATCCCCGGTTGCGTGGCGATCAAGAACTGCTCGCCACCTGCTAACTTGGCAATGTCCACAATCTGGATGGCGCGCTCCAGGCTCAAGTCCTTGTCGGCACGGATGACCACGACTTTGCTGGCACCTTGGTCGAGCAACTTCCTGAGCTCCCCGCCGAGTTGCGCCAGCGATACCTGGCGGGTGTTCAGGAAGATGCGCTCGTCGCGCGTCACCGTCAGAAAGATGCGATTGGATTGGTCTACCTGCCCGCTCACGGCCTTGGGCAAGCGCACCTTGATCCCCGGCTGCACCACGTAGGAGGAGGAAAGCAGGAAGAAGATGAGCAGAAGCAGCACGATGTCCGTGAACGAGATGGCGGAAAAGACCACCATGGGCTTACGCGTTGTCCGGAAGTCCATCTGCTGCCTCCTTTGGCTCAAGCAGAAGGTCCATCAGCTCTGTAGAAGTTTCGGACATCTCGAACACGAAACGTTCTACTTTGCCCTGCAGCCAATTGTAGAAGATGAGCGCCGGTATGCCCACGCTCAGGCCTGCGGCGGTGGTGATGAGCGCCTCCCAGATGCCTCCCGCCAAGACGCTGGCGTCCACATTGCCGCCGTGCACCTGCACCTGCATAAAGGCGCGAATCATGCCGGTCACCGTGCCCAAAAACCCAAGCAGCGGCGCGATGGCAGCGATGGTGCCCAACACGCCTAGATACTTTTCCAGGAAGTATATTTCCCGCCGGCCAGCACTCTCGATTGCCTCCTTGATCTCCTGCCGTGGCCGGCTGATCTTTTCCAGACCAGCTTTGGTGATGCCGGCAATGGGCCCAGGCGTCTTCTTGCACAAGGCCATGGCCCCGTCGATGTCCTTGCGCAGGAGCAGGTATTTGATCTGCAGCACAAAAGTGCCGCTCTTGATGCGAATCTTGCGCAGCGTCACCAGCCGCTCGATGAGAATAGCCACAGCGATGATGGAGCAGAGCACGATGGGGATCATCAGCACCCCACCCTTGAGCACGATGTCGAAGAGCGTCATGTCACCTCCGCCGGTCTACCCTACTTCTCTTGTCCCATTACCATGTCGCAAATCCCCCTGCCTGAATGGTCAGCCCCATCTCGGGGTAGCCTTGCCATCGCTCGTAGCTGCGGTTAGTAAGGTTTTCTCCCTGCACAAAGAGGGAAACGCGCCTGTTGAGCTGGTGAGTCACCGCGCAGCTCAGCAGAGCATAGGGTTTGAGTTTGGCCTGGCGCACCAAATCCGCCGTTCGGCTGCTCATCAGGTCACTGCGCAGCTGGAGGCGCGTGCGCTCGCCCAAACGGTAAGCCGCGCTGAGGGGCACGCGGCGATGAGCAAGGTAGGGGAGATCCGCTGCTCCAGGCACTTGCGCCAAGCGGAATGAATCGCTGTACAGCGCATAACGAGCCTCGATGCTCAAATTGGCCGCTGGTTCTCCCCGCACGACCAGGGCGGCGTGGTTCATCTTCACATCTGGAACAACGCCCACGGTGAACAAGCCGCTGGCAGGATCGCGTTGCCAGTACCATTGGTCCTTCATCCAGGAACGACCCACGCGTGCCTCCAGCACCAGCTGGGAGGCCACCCGCCATTCGGCCCCGACGGCCAGCGCGAATTTGGTGAGCACCGGCTGCAAGAGCAGATGGGGGGCATGGTAAGGGTTCTCAGCGCGGCGCTCCATGAGGGTAGAACAGTCATAGCCACGGCGAAACTCGACTGTGAGACCCAGCCGTGGAGAGGGCGCTATCCAAAAGCGCCCCGCGATGCTCAGCGCCGATGACTGTCCTCCTGCTGCAGAGGAGACGCCGTGAAAGCCAAGCCCCAAGTAGGCGTGCCCACGCGCCAACACCTCGCCAGCCACCCCCCACTCGGCTTGAACCAACGAGCTCTGCTGCGTGCCCCTTGCCCCCTGCGGTCGATACCCTTCGCTCAGGTAACTGATGTTCGCCAGCAGCTCGATGCTCCCAAACGGAAAGACCACCCGGGTGTCCAGGCGATGCAGACCATCGCTGACACGGCTCAGTCGTACGCCCAGTGTGTCGTCGCTGCTCCGTAACGTCGCATATTCATAGGCCACGGTGAGCTGGCCGCGGTCTCCAAGGCCAAGCTCAAGGCCGGTGCCCAGGCTAACAGCCGAGGCATGGCGTTCTGCCTTCAGTGCCCTGGCCGTGTCGGGTGGGGTGGCTCCTGCAAGCCCATAGCCGGCCTGATTGATGTCCACGTGAGCGTGCACAGCTCCGCGCGGAGAGAAGGGGTAGGTGACCCTTCCCCCCAGGTCCAAGATGGCATACTGGCCATTCTCTACCGCGCCGTCGCTGCGGCGGAACGAGATATCGGCGCCATAGTTCATCCGGCGTCGCGCGCCGCGATACAGGGCCGCAACATTTGCCGTCCAGTAGCTCCCGCCCTCGGCCCGCAGGAGCAGCGACCTGGCCTGTGGCCCGCTTTCGGCGAGAAGCTCCTGGGGCGCCGCCGAAACCATGGTGGACGGAATAGTTTCGCGCTGTTCCTGGGGTCGATAGGCAATCGCAGGCTTTCCCCCTATCGCCAACTTCTGGCCGGGCAGCCGCAGACTTGTGTCCCTCCCGTAGACCAGCACCTCCGGGAGTTCCCACTGGGGGCGTTCTCCCGCTGTGCGCGCGGAGTCAGGCGGGACAAAGGGAAGCACGGGCGGCACCTCTTTTTGGCTCTGTGCCCGCAAGGCGGTGTCTGGACCCGTGCCCAGGAGCGCCCAGGCAATGATCCATGTCAACACGCCGCCTGGGGCCGTCACCCTTGAGGGGGTTCTCCTATGCCTCATCTCTTCAGCAGTGCCTCCAGCCGCTCGTTTGCCTTTGGGACCAAGGGGTGATCAGCATGGGCGGTGATGAGCTCCTGGTAGAGCTTTCTTGCATCCTGGTAACGGCCCAGGCGTTCGTATGCTTCGGCGGCGCCGAAAATCGCCTTTGCCACCCATTCCCGCTCGCCTGGGTAGAGGTACTTGACCTTCAAGAATTCGGTGGCCGCCTGTGTT from candidate division KSB1 bacterium includes:
- a CDS encoding biopolymer transporter ExbD codes for the protein MDFRTTRKPMVVFSAISFTDIVLLLLIFFLLSSSYVVQPGIKVRLPKAVSGQVDQSNRIFLTVTRDERIFLNTRQVSLAQLGGELRKLLDQGASKVVVIRADKDLSLERAIQIVDIAKLAGGEQFLIATQPGM
- a CDS encoding MotA/TolQ/ExbB proton channel family protein, whose translation is MTLFDIVLKGGVLMIPIVLCSIIAVAILIERLVTLRKIRIKSGTFVLQIKYLLLRKDIDGAMALCKKTPGPIAGITKAGLEKISRPRQEIKEAIESAGRREIYFLEKYLGVLGTIAAIAPLLGFLGTVTGMIRAFMQVQVHGGNVDASVLAGGIWEALITTAAGLSVGIPALIFYNWLQGKVERFVFEMSETSTELMDLLLEPKEAADGLPDNA
- a CDS encoding TonB-dependent receptor, producing the protein MRHRRTPSRVTAPGGVLTWIIAWALLGTGPDTALRAQSQKEVPPVLPFVPPDSARTAGERPQWELPEVLVYGRDTSLRLPGQKLAIGGKPAIAYRPQEQRETIPSTMVSAAPQELLAESGPQARSLLLRAEGGSYWTANVAALYRGARRRMNYGADISFRRSDGAVENGQYAILDLGGRVTYPFSPRGAVHAHVDINQAGYGLAGATPPDTARALKAERHASAVSLGTGLELGLGDRGQLTVAYEYATLRSSDDTLGVRLSRVSDGLHRLDTRVVFPFGSIELLANISYLSEGYRPQGARGTQQSSLVQAEWGVAGEVLARGHAYLGLGFHGVSSAAGGQSSALSIAGRFWIAPSPRLGLTVEFRRGYDCSTLMERRAENPYHAPHLLLQPVLTKFALAVGAEWRVASQLVLEARVGRSWMKDQWYWQRDPASGLFTVGVVPDVKMNHAALVVRGEPAANLSIEARYALYSDSFRLAQVPGAADLPYLAHRRVPLSAAYRLGERTRLQLRSDLMSSRTADLVRQAKLKPYALLSCAVTHQLNRRVSLFVQGENLTNRSYERWQGYPEMGLTIQAGGFATW